Part of the Brassica oleracea var. oleracea cultivar TO1000 chromosome C8, BOL, whole genome shotgun sequence genome is shown below.
TCTCCCAATCCACTGACTTAATAAATATTTTGAAATTGAACGCACTGTATCTCTGACCATGATCCATGGCAATTACCAGGTATGTCGTTTACACTTTCTGTCTTCTTGTTTTGTATTGGATTTGTGCCTTGGTGCTGTGAAATGTAGATTAGATTTGATTGAATTAGGAGAAATCGATTGTTGGAATCTACGATCATGATCTCTGGGAGTTTCATCGATTTTGCAGTGTCATGGATGCTGAAATCAGCGGAAGTGTGGTTCTTCTTCACACGGAGGAACCTAAAGGACCACGAAAGAGTGTCAAAGAGATTTCCAGGTTTGTTTACATTTCATTCAACAAATTGGATTGTTATCTCAATATTTGCTAACGCTTTGTTTGATTCTTATTAGAAGGATAACGAGGGTTTCGTCTTGTGCAAGATATTGAGAAGAAAACTCCTATCAAGAGAACTCCTCATACGATAGTCACAGACACAATCATGGTAAAGATAATCACCAACTCTCGCTTATTCTTTTCATCTCAACTTGTAAAAAATGAATTGTTGTCTCAAATCACCTTAAACTCATAAATGAATACACCTGTCTCGTATTCTTATCGACAACACGAAATCTACTAACAAATTTAATGAAAATTGTACAGTGTATGTACCCTGCGGTTTGCTTTGATATTATGAATATGAAATAATCATCAACAAAACATGTGATGTGAACACATAATATTATTCAATATCATTCATTAATGCATGTTTTCTAATTAATATGCTACATCATCCAATCAAATCTTCTTGATATATGAATCCGACTAATTAGTATTGATTTTTGTATTCACAACTTACACTTTTTGATATCTTATGGCATTCCAAGCTCAAATCCATTACCGAGTGGTATTTTTAGAGGGTCAAAGATGTCATATATGTTCCTCGTGAAACATGGCTTGTAAGAAGAGACAACCTATTTAATTACAACGTCCATGTTTGATGCAATAAAAAAACTGAGTCACACACAATTAATATAGAAAAATACATCAATCCTAATTTCGATTTATACTACTCAAAGATTGATTTGATCCATTGTTAAATCACAATAACAGTGACCAATCCGGTTCAACAGAATTGGGTCGACATGAAAAAGACCAATAACTTTTCTAAACTGGATGCTCATTCACCTAAATATGCGAAGGCAAATAAATTATTTTTTGGTTTTTTTGAGATGCTTTATGTTGAAAACCCATCCAATGGATATGTAGATGCTCTTACTTACAACTTCTTCTAATCACACACTTTATTGAGCATTGGGCCACAACAAACGACTACAAAATTTACCAAACCAAACCCTCTCTATATTCCAAGAATTAAAACAAACAAAATTCAAAGTTTGTGGGTGATAAAGAAAAGAAGATAGAAATCAATTTTGGTAGGAAAAAAAAAAGGAGAAACAACAAACGGGGAGGATCTTTACAAAGCTGAGTCGGGTATTTACAAAGATGTGGCTGTTATCGTGTGCTTCACGTTATCATGCCCGCCCAACCCTTCCGTATGTGCCAAGTAACCAGCGTTACCTTCCGCTGCATACCACAGTTTCATCTCCACACCCTTGAAAATGCTCTTCCGTGTTGCACCCAGTGATAGAACTCATTTGAGAAGCCAGGTACTAAAACATATTCACCTTCTGTTTGACTCGGACCTGGAAGAAACTATAAAGATGGGAAAAATCGACCAGCGTCAGTGTCTTTGTTTGCAAAAGCTTTACATGAACTTGAGTAGTTAAGACTGATATGATGATAGAAGGAAAATACCTCAAAATGGTCCGTGCCAGTTGTAGAAGTGAAGGACTCGGCTATGTCGCTGAACATGTTATCTGACGACATGGAGCTACAAGAAACATTTAGAACATTAATTCACCAAACTTGTATATATATATCTCAACTTACTTAGAACAAAGTTAATGTCTGAATATTGTAAATGGGTTTTCATAGTGCCCTTAGGGTAATATATCAGAATGCTAGTATCAATGATAATTTGTACCTGCAACGTTCAAACATTTCATCTGCGGTGGTGAACTTAGCATTGTACGAGTGTGAAAAGCCAGGTACATCATCCAGCCCTTGAGAATCAGACGTAGAGCCACTGTCTGGAAACATCTGTTTGGATCCTGTTCCTCTCAAATGATCTTCAAAGTGGACGCTGAAGATGGTTATCAAAGATGAAGAAGAATCAGAAAGGAATAACAACCAATGCTTGCAACAAGTTAAAGAGACTTTGATGAACAACCTTGGAGAAGCTGGTTCTGGCTCAAAGAATCCAACTTCTGAATTAGTTTCCCAGCCACCGTTTAATCCTTCACGTGAAGGCTGAGGATTTTCGTTTATCAGCTCCTCAATATCCAAACCCTCCAAGAGGAGGTTATCAGAAAAGGATCTCGAAATTCTTGGCCTGAAGTTCATATTGAAAATTAGAAGATAACTTAGTCTATGTCAACTTTTAAATTATGGTAAAAGTTTACTTGGACTACTGGTTTAGTTACCTCAGGTTTTCTATATCTAGGTTTCCAGTGTTGTGCTGGTCAGACCGCAACTCCCATAGGGCTGGCCTCCCCAATTGAGGCCCAGATTGCCCCAAGAACCTGTCAAGAGAAGTAAATCTTTAGAGTAAAGAAAACACTTTAAAAAAAAAGTTTCTAAAATGAAGCTTACATATTGATGGCATTCTGCTTCTCACTGTCCATATAAGCGTTGTTGTAGTGGCGACGCACAGCTGTAATCATATCACGGTGCTTCATCATCATGTTCCAGTCACCTCTCAGAGCACTAAACATCTGTTGAACCATAATATTTCTAAAGTTGTTACACATAGTTCAGTGATCCATCTCAAGCCTTGAAGAAAAACCTGTTGGAAAATAAATCACCTTGATGTGTGCATCCGAGCCAGCATACTGCATTGCAATTGCATCACCCATTTTTTCGTAAGCTTCCATCAATTTCTTTGCCAGGGGATTGTTTTTGTCGACGATAGGAGGTCCAGTGATACCTAATAGATGCAGCTGTTGAGCAAGAGCTACCAATCCATGGGCGTACTGAGCAACATTGGTACGATCCAAGCAGTCTATGCAGTTTGACCTCAAGACCCCATTTTGAAGCGAAAATATATCTGCCTTCAAAGCTTCTTCTTCTGGACTAGTTTCCTCTTCATCCTCATTCATAATAGGGTTACTGGAGCATGGTAGCATTGTATTAGAACTCACCAACAAATGTGCAAATACAATCATAGATAGACTTCATTTGAAGGACATATATATGCATACAAAACTTACTTGAAAAATGAGTCGTTAATTACAGCTTCAGCTCCTACACCTAAAGGAGCTTCACAGAAAAACAAGTTAATTAATTCCAATGCTCTCTTCCCGTAGTTACACAAATGCTCAAATGCACCATCAGCTCCACTGCAAAATTCAAGGGGTGAAATTTTAAAAGGTGAGACTTATTAAACCAAGCTAGTAATATATGCTTGATGTATAGTTGCATAAATGAAGCAGCACCTTTTGTAGTGTTTGTTCAGATCAAAATGGATTGCCTTTAAATGGTTCTCCCTCGTGGTGCCTTTGTTGATAGACGAGATTGCCTTTCCAAACTCTGCTCGTAAGATGCTCTCTCTATGCTTTCCTGTCTGAGATATCACAAAATAACAAAGTTACTAAATATTCCAAACATTAGTATAAAGACTTGAATTGTCCTACCTTTAGAAGATTCAGGATGATTATCAGCCTTCCATATCTCTGTTTCAGATTCTCAAAATGGCGTCGAGTGGCCACGTGTTTCACGTCCTTATTGTTCACTGTGAAAAGTAAAAGTGACGAAAAGAAGCGTTAAGATGAGGAAGGATCCTTTTCTAACAATGTCATATGGTTGCTTACATATTATGTCGGGTTGTGGGGTGAACACAGATGTCTCCTGTGACCAAAATAGCGGTATGGAGCCTCGCATCTGCACAACTGATGTCATTGGGACTTTCTGACCCTCTGGAACCTCTTTGGTAACAATCTGCTCTATCTCAACCTCATTGGCTACGTTGCCTGCGTCATTTATACCACGCCTTAAATATCTGCACATTAACAAAGAGAGGAGGCGATGTTGTTCTAGCTAATATTTAAAGGCATATCAAAGACTACTAGTCCGTGAGACATAATACATATATCTTAGAGAGCTACTAGTCCAGAAGAAGACGCAATTAAATCATGATGTTGAAGTACCTTGTACCAGCATAATGGCGTGAACGCCGAGCAATGACAGTGAATACAAACTCTTCATCAGATACTGAACACTTAGTCTGTACAGAGCAAATGAATAGTAGATATATTAGGTCACTTGAGCTAGCAAAGTTTTGGGAAATCTCTAGAATAAACCATTCATATAGGCTTTACCTGTTGAAAGAATCCGTATACAAGTGAAACTGTCCATACGGTATTCTGGAGGATCCTTCTGATCCCATGTGTTAAATATTCATTCCACACGAACATGGTTTCGTCATGAATCTCTCCACTCTCAGTGTTGCATACGTTCGTCTGGAGCGTATACATGAGGTGATATGTGTAGCTGAAGTAGAAGTTTGTTCTAACATCCACCATTTTTAGGAGATTCTTGTACCTATAGATACAAGCAAGTGTGTTCTGTTAATTAAGTTCACACAATATAGTTTTTTTTTTTTCTCATATGAATAAACAAAACCGTTACAAGAACGATCAATTAAATACCTTCTCTCGGCTAAAGAATTAGCCACTCTTGTCTCAGGGGAAGGATATGGGATCATGATCTGTTCAGTCTCTGCTATACCATAAACAGCATGGCCGCAGATCTCGCCCACTTTCTTTCTTCTTTTAATCACCAGCATGTAGTAAGGCCCCAAGAATCTCACAAACCCTGCACACAGAGTATTAACATTGATCTCCACTAAACGACAAAGAAACACAAAGACAAGGCTTAGTACCGATGATTCCATAGCAAGTAGTCTCTGCTTTAAGGCCACCAAACTTCTGGTTCCCTCGACTAATCCATTTTTTAAGTTGGACGATTTCGTCATGCGTATACCTTGTAGGATCCTCGAACAGATTCAACTCTGTTGGGTCGGTTCGATCAATCTTGAGAATCCTCCAAAAGGTCTTGTTCTCGTCTCTTCCAATCAGGTAATAATTCTACATCAAACCAAAAAGATCGGTAGTGATCTTGAAGCCATAAAGCAAAACAGAGTTGAAATATTATATAACTATAACAGAAATAACTAACAAGTAACAACGAAAGACTATATACATTATATGAAACCAAACAGTCTCATCAAACATAAACCGGAACATCTTACGGAATCC
Proteins encoded:
- the LOC106308251 gene encoding phosphoinositide phosphatase SAC5-like, whose amino-acid sequence is MGSEPRDEPRRKLVDLPFLHKFKLYSTHTNYYLIGRDENKTFWRILKIDRTDPTELNLFEDPTRYTHDEIVQLKKWISRGNQKFGGLKAETTCYGIIGFVRFLGPYYMLVIKRRKKVGEICGHAVYGIAETEQIMIPYPSPETRVANSLAERRYKNLLKMVDVRTNFYFSYTYHLMYTLQTNVCNTESGEIHDETMFVWNEYLTHGIRRILQNTVWTVSLVYGFFQQTKCSVSDEEFVFTVIARRSRHYAGTRYLRRGINDAGNVANEVEIEQIVTKEVPEGQKVPMTSVVQMRGSIPLFWSQETSVFTPQPDIILNNKDVKHVATRRHFENLKQRYGRLIIILNLLKTGKHRESILRAEFGKAISSINKGTTRENHLKAIHFDLNKHYKSGADGAFEHLCNYGKRALELINLFFCEAPLGVGAEAVINDSFFNNPIMNEDEEETSPEEEALKADIFSLQNGVLRSNCIDCLDRTNVAQYAHGLVALAQQLHLLGITGPPIVDKNNPLAKKLMEAYEKMGDAIAMQYAGSDAHIKMFSALRGDWNMMMKHRDMITAVRRHYNNAYMDSEKQNAINMFLGQSGPQLGRPALWELRSDQHNTGNLDIENLRPRISRSFSDNLLLEGLDIEELINENPQPSREGLNGGWETNSEVGFFEPEPASPSVHFEDHLRGTGSKQMFPDSGSTSDSQGLDDVPGFSHSYNAKFTTADEMFERCSSMSSDNMFSDIAESFTSTTGTDHFEFLPGPSQTEGEYVLVPGFSNEFYHWVQHGRAFSRVWR